A single window of Nicotiana tomentosiformis chromosome 1, ASM39032v3, whole genome shotgun sequence DNA harbors:
- the LOC104093452 gene encoding large ribosomal subunit protein eL22y-like, which translates to MSKGSSGATKGGKKKGATFVIDCSKPVDDKIMDIASLEKFLQERIKVGGKAGALGDAVTVTRDKTKITVTSESTFSKRYLKYLTKKYLKKNNVRDWLRVISANKDRNVYELRYFNIAENEAEEED; encoded by the exons ATGAGTAAAGGAAGCAGCGGAGCCACCAAGGGTGGGAAGAAGAAGGGAGCAACCTTCGTGATTGATTGCTCAAAGCCTGTTGATGATAAGATCATGGATATCGCTTCATTGGAGAAGTTTCTGCAGGAGCGCATCAAAGTTGGGGGAAAAGCTGGAGCTCTTGGTGACGCCGTCACTGTTACTCGTGACAAGACCAAAATCACTGTCACTTCCGAGAGCACTTTCTCCAAGCG GTATTTGAAGTACCTGACCAAGAAGTATCTCAAGAAGAACAATGTCCGTGATTGGCTCAGAGTTATTTCCGCAAACAAGGATCGCAATGTCTATGAGCTGAGGTACTTCAACATTGCTGAGAATGAGGCCGAGGAGGAAGATTGA